The Sandaracinus amylolyticus genomic interval CTTCGCTCGCGCCGCGCGCATCCGCGAGCATCGCGGTCGCTCATCCGCGAGGCATCGCTTCGCTCCGCGCTGCGTCGCTCGCGCGACGTGTGCAGCGTTTCGGAGCCAAAACAGTTCGGGGCTGAGCGATGACTCGCTCAGCCCCGAACGGAGCCAGGAGGATTCGAACCTCCGACCCCCGGTTCCGTAGACCGGTGCTCTATCCAGCTGAGCTATGGCTCCTGAAGGGGCGCGAACTCTAGCGAGATGGACAGGTTTGTCAAACTCGCTCTTCGATTTTCTTTTCGAGCTCGCGCTCTTCGGACGGAGAGGGCGGGATTCGAACCCGCGGTACCCTTTTGGAGTACTCTCGCTTAGCAAGCGAGTGCCTTAGGCCACTCGGCCACCTCTCCGGCGGCGGGTCTCCGCCGCTCCCGCGTTCGCGGGAATCGCGTTATTAGCCGCGCGGTGTGGTCGTGTCAAACGACGTGCGCGCTATGCTGCGCCGCGATGATTCGACTCTCGATCGCGGCACTGATCGCCTCCGCGTGCGCGCTGCTCGGGGGCCACGCGCGCATGCGTGCTCGTGCGTGGAGACGCCCTTCGAGCAGCTCGCCGCCGAAGCCGACGCGATCTTCGAAGGACGTGTGGCCTCGATCGAGCCCGCAGGAGAGATGCACGTGCGCGTGCGGCTCGACGTGGTGCAGACCTGGCGCGAGGCGAACGCGGAGCACGTCGAGGTCCGCACCGCGTCGCAGTCCGCGGCGTGTGGTGTCCACTTCGAGGTCGGGCGCTCGTACCTCGTGCTCGCCGAGCGAGCCGATGGCGAGTGGACCGCGTCCCTCTGTGGCGGCACCCGCGCGATGGAGGATGCCGACGACGAGCGTCTCTCACTCGGGTCCGGCGTGATCCCCGGTCGACATCGAGGACGAAGAGACCGCGTCCACGGAGCAGCATCCGCAGACGCTCCCGCCGCGCGGGGCGGGTGCGCGGGGTGCGCGATCACCTCGCCCGCAGGCTCGCCGATCGCCCCGGCAATCGCGCTCGTGATCGCGATGTGGATGCGACGACGACGAATTCGTTGACAGCATTCGACCTCGCGCTACAACCGCCGGCGGAGAGCTGGCCGAGTGGTCGAAGGCGCCTGATTCGAAATCAGGTGTGCCCGTGAGGGTACCGTGGGTTCGAATCCCACGCTCTCCGCTGTGACGCCGCGCTGCACGTGAGTCTGCGCGGGAGCGAGCTCCGGGCGCGGCCCTCTGTCGAGAGATGAGGGGCCGCGCTTTGCGTATCTGGCGCTCTATGGATCCGGCGCGCGATGTTTCTGCGCCGGACGCCGGAGCTGGCGCGCGGTCTCCACGTGTGGTCGCGCGACGGCCTCGAGAGCTCGAGGTTCTTTGCATGCGATCCCGGGAGAGGTGACCGAGTGGTCGAAGGTGCACGATTGGAAAATCGTGTGTACTGGAGACAGTACCGCGGGTTCGAATCCCGCCCTCTCCGTTCTTCCGTTCCGCGCCTGATCGTCTCCGCCGACTGCGCTATCCCCGCTGCGGATGACCGACTCCGGCGACGCGCTTCCGTGCTCCGACGTCGACGCCTCGTTCATGCGCGAGGCGATCGCCGAGGCGCGTCTCGCCGAGGCGAAGGGCGAGGTCCCGGTCGGCTGCGTGATCGTGCTCGAAGGCGCGATCGTCGGGCGCGGGCACAACCTGCGCGAGACGATGCAGGACCCGACCGCGCACGCCGAGATGATCGCGCTGCGCCAGGCGGCATCGACGATCGGGAGCTGGCGCCTCGAGCACGCGATCGCGTACGTGACGCTCGAGCCGTGCCCGATGTGCGCCGGCGCGCTCGTGAACGCGCGCGTCGCGCGCGTGGTCTACGGCGCCGACGATCCGAAGGCGGGCGCGACCACGACGCTCTACACGATCGGCAGCGATCCCCGGCTCAACCACCGGTTCGTGCTCGTGCCGCAGGTGCTCGGCGGCGAGTGCGGCGCGCTCCTCACCGACTTCTTCGGCCGCATCCGCGCTGCGCGTCGTGCCGCGCGCGCGGGCATCACGCCTGACGTCCCGCCGCCGCCCGCGAAGCCTCGCCGCGATCAGGAGCCCGAGGGCGGGTAGAGCACGCAGACCTTGTCGGCCTCGCACCCTTCGAGCGAGACCGATGTCGCGTGATCGCCGCTCTCGTCGAAGATCACGAGTCGCGTCCGGCGTGGGGAGATCACGCCGCGTCCGCACTCGCACCACGCCGGGCACCGGGCCGAGCTCGTCGCCCTCGGGCAGATGCGCGGTGCCCTGTCCGTCGTAGCGCACGTAGACCATCCAGTCGGGACGCTGCGAGGGCTCGAGGTCGACCGTGTGGACACGACCGACCGTGCGCGTGAGCTCGACCAATCGCTCCGCGCGGATCACCAGCGGCTGATGACGCGGCGCGAGCGCGACGAGCGGCTCGCCGGTCAGCTGCTCGGGGGTGAGCCGCAGCGGCGGGGCGCCGAGCTCGCGCGGTCCGAGGAAGAGACGCACACCGGCGGTGGGCGACTCGATGGTCACGCCTGCGCCGAGCGGCTGCAGCGGAGGCGCAGTGCTCGCGGGCTCGGGCGGCATCGACTGGCTCGCGTGGCGCACCACGAGCCACGCGACGCCGGCGATCGCGAGCAGCACGATCACCGCCGACGCGCCGACCATCGCGGACAACGCGAGCGCCGAGAGCGGCGCCTTCACGCGCGCATGCGACGCGGAGCTCCCGCCGACGATCGGCAGCGATCCGCTCGGGGCTGGCGCCGCGGGCGAGATCGGAGGCGCGACCTCGATGGGCATCGCCGCGGCATCGGCCTCGGCGCGCGCGACCGCGAGCGCGACCGGCGTCGGCGGCACGAAGCTCGCGCGCTCGTCGGCGGAGGGCTGCGCGGGCGGGCGCTCGGGCTCGGGGAGCTCCCAGCCCTGCTCCGGGAAGAGCCACTGGAGGAAGCGCGCGAGCTGCTGTCGTCCGTAGCCCGCTGCGCGCTCGTGCAAGAGCTCGCGGAGATCCTGCGCGAGCTGCTGCGCCGACGGAGTGCGCGCCGCGGGGTCGATCGCGAGGCACTGCATCACGATCTTCTCGAGCCGCGGCGGGACCTCGGGGTTGAACCGCGAGGGCGGCGGGAAGTCGCCGCTGCGCAGCAGGTTCGCCGCGACCTGCGGATCGTCGGGCGGGATCAGCGATCGGATCGTGAGCATCTCCCAGATCGTCACGCCCAGCGCGAACACGTCGGCGCGCGCGTCGACGTCGATCCCCTGCGCCTGCTCGGGCGCCATGTAGCTCATCTTGCCGATCGTCACGCCGCTCTGCGTCTTGAGCACGTTGTCGGCGGCCTTCACGAGCCCGAAGTCGCTGACCTTCACCGTGCCTTCGTTGCTGAGCAGCACGTTCTGCGGGCTCACGTCGCGATGCACGATGCCGAGCGGCGTGCCGTCGTCGCCCTTCTTGCGGTGCGCGTGATCGAGCCCGCTCGCGGCCTCCGCGCCGATGTACGCGACCGCGGCGATGTCGAGCATCTCGTTGCGCTCCGCGAGGCGCTGCATCACCGCGCCGAGGGTCACACCCTCGACGAACTCGAGGACGAGATACGGCTCGGGATCGATCCCGAAGTCGAGCACCTGCACGAGGTTCGGATGATCGAGCCGCGCGTTGGTGCGCGCCTCCGCGGCGAAGCGCTCGAGCAGCGACGGATCGCGCCGGTACTGCGGCAGCATCCGCTTGATCGCGACCTTCTTCTTGAAGCCGGCGTCGCCCGTCCGCTCGGCGCGGTACACGACGGCCATGCCGCCCTGCCCCAATCGCTCGACGAGGCGATAGGGTCCGAGCCATTCGGGCGCGCCCGGCGCGTTCACGGGGCGAACATACCTTCCGGTGGTCGGGAATTCATCGCTCTCGAGCGTCACCCGGCGCGCATTGTAGCGGGCCGCGCGCGTAGGCTGGCCTCGATGACGCGATCGCGTCCGACGCTGGACATCTCGCTCCCGACCGAGCCCTTCGCGGCACAGCACACCCCGCGGCGAGACGTGCGGACGCTGTGTCGCTGGCTCGAGGGCGCGCTGCCCGGCGGATCGGCGGGGATCGCGACGCTCCTCGAGCGTCTCCACGGACCGCTCGCCGAGCGTCGACACCTCGTCGCAGTCGCGCTCGTCGTGGCGCACCTCCGCGGTGAGCTGCGTGGCGCGCGATGGCTGCGCCTCACCGGGACCGAGAACGCCGATCCCCGCGACATCGATCGCGAGATGGACCTCGTCTGGGATGCGCTGGCCCGGGCGAAGCTGGTGCGCGGCGCGCTGCGCTATCACCCCGGCACGACGCAGCACGGCATGGCGCGTTTTCCTCCGCGGCTCGTGCCGCGCTGGGTGCGCACGAACCGCTGGTCGCTCTTGGGCCAGGACGACGACCTGCTCCTCTTCGAGCCCGACTACATGGAGCCGCTGCTGCGCGGTGCCGCCGAGCCGGGTGCGGCGCGGCGCGATCTCGCGCGCGGGATCGTCGCGCACGCGGCGCGTGATGCGGCGCATGCGGTCGTGGCCGCGCCGCGGTACGCGGGCGGCGAGACGCTCGCGACGTTCGCGCCGCGCTACGCGCGCTGGGCGAAGATCGCGCGCGAGACCGACGCGCTCGAGGTCGCCGCGTACCTCGAGCGGCTCGCGTCGTACGGCGCACCGCGCACGTTCGACGCGGAGCAGGCGCTCCAAGCGTTCCGCGATCTGTCGCGTTGTTGGCCAGCGGAGCCGAAGGTCGTGCGCATGCGCGAGGTGAAGGACGGCTTCACCGGGAGCGTGCCGGGCACGTCTCGTCGCCCGTCACGCGTGCACATCGATCGCGAGACCGGCGCGATCACGCGCGTGCGCTGATCCGCGTCCTCGACGCGTCAGCGCTCGGGGTCGCCGCGCCTGAGCGCCGTCGCGAGGGCGGGCCCGCCGTCCGCGAGGAGCTTCGCGAGCATGCCTGCGAGCAGCTGCAATCGATCGATGAAGCGATGGTCGTGCTCGACCGACGCGAGGTGCGCGAGCTCGTGGAGCACCACGCCGATCGTGCCGGGATCGAGCACGTCGTCGAAGCGCAGCGGGCCCTTCACGTTGAACGAGATCGCGCGCGCGTCGACGTCGGTCACCGCGTCCTCGAGCAAACCCGCGTCGCTCGGATCCCGCGCGAAGAAGCGCACCCGCACCACGCTCCCCGCGACGCGTCGCGCGAGCCAGCGCACCGCCTCCGCGAAGCGCCGCTGGGTCTCGTCGGGCTCGACCTCGTCGCCGCCGAACTCGCTCGATCGACGCCGCACGTAGTCGTCGCTCGTCTCGAGCACGCGCGCGAGCGCGAGCCACGCCCCGTGGGAGATCGTGCGCGCATCGACGATGTGCGCGCCGAGCTGCTTCGCGCGATCGTTCGCGCGCGAGGTGCCGCCGAGCACGCTGCCGCGCGGGAACACCTTGCTCACGTACGCGTCGAGCAAGCCCGACTTCACGGGCCACCGCGCGATCACGTCCTGCACCCAGTCGGCGCGCAGATCGCGGCGATCGAGGTAGCTGTGCACCATCGCCTCGAGCAGCGTCGCCTTGAGCGCGAGCACGAAGCGCTCGGGGGCCGCGTCGCGTCCTTCTCCGAGCGGCACGCGCTGCGCGACGTCGACGTGCCACGGCACGTTCCACGGCTGCACCGGGACGCCCATCTCGAACAGGCTCGGCCGCTCTCCGCGCCTCGGCGCGTAGATCGCGACCCGCGTGGGACGCATCGCGGCGCGCTCCACGCCATCGTCGATCACGACCGTCTCGAGCTCGCAGTCCGCGAGCGCGAGCACGCTGCGCGGCCTCCGCACCAGACGGCCCGCGACGCGCAGGCTCGTGCCGCGCGGCGGGATCGCGAGGCGCAGCAGATCGAGCGCCGCCTCGCGCTCGTCGTCGCCGATCGCGCGGAAGAGCTCGAGCCGCGTGCCGCTCTCTCGCGTGTTGGTCTCGGTGCGACGTCCCTCGCCGTCGAAGACGATCGTCGTGCCGATCGTCTCGACGTGCGCGCGCTCCGCCGCGGCGAGCAGCTCCTTGAGGCCGCGCCCCATGCGCCCGCGACGGGTCGGGTCCCGCGGTTTGTCGGAGAGGAACAGCGTGTAGACGAGGCGCTCGTCGGCGATCCCCGCGCGCGCGTCGTCCTCGATCACCACGCGGTCGGGCTCGATCTCGATCGCGACGTTCGCGGCGTCCGCGTCGAACGCGTTCTGCACCGCCTCGAGCAAGAGACGCCCCAGCGGGCGCGCCGCGCTCAGCCGCGCCCATCCCTCCTCGGCGATCTCGAACCACGCACTGCGCGCCATGAGGCCCCTCGGATGCTGGCGTGCGTGGGCTCGCTTGGGAAGAGCACCCCCCGCTTGACGTGTGCGTCGAACGCGCCGATGCTCCGCGACCATCTCGTGACCCGCGGGTGCGTTGCGCAAGCGCGACGCGGCCGGGCGACGAGGTGCTCAAGCCCGGGGCTCGCGGCCCCAATCCGGTGGGACGTCGCGCACGACGTCGCACCAATCTTTCGTGATCACCAATGGACCTCGTTGATCGTGGGGTCCGAAGCCGGCACCATCAGTCAGCTGGAGGTTCTCGCGCATGGGGAACGTAGGCCCCAACGGGGGTGGCAGTGGGGGTAGCAGCCTACAGCGACCCAGTGCCCCAGGCGGTCGCTCCGGCGATCGCGTGATTCCCTTCGGCAAGTACCTCTTGCTCGATCGGATCGCCGTCGGCGGCATGGCCGAGGTCTACACGGCGAAGTCGTTCGGCATCGAGGGCTTCGAGAAGATCATCGCGATCAAGCGGATTCTCCCGACGATGGCGGAGGATGAGGACTTCATCCAGATGTTCATCGACGAGGCGAAGATCGCGGGGCACCTGACGCACGCGAACATCGTCCCGATCTACGAGCTCGGGAAGATCGGCGAGTCGCACTACATCGCGATGGAGTACGTCTGGGGCAAGGATCTGCTCCAGATCATGAACCGCTTCCGCCGCATGCGGAGGCACATGCCGCCGGTGATGGCGGCGTGGATCGCGAGCAAGATGTGCGAAGGCCTCGACTTCGCGCATCGCAAGAGGGACCGCCACGGGCGGCCGCTCAACATCATCCATCGCGACGTGTCGCCGCAGAACTGCCTGGTCTCGTACGAGGGCCAGGTGAAGATGATCGACTTCGGCATCGCGAAGGCGGCCGCGCGCAACACGAAGACGCAGGCCGGCGTGCTGAAGGGCAAGTTCGGCTACATGAGCCCGGAGCAGGTGAAGGGCTCGGGGGTCGACCACCGCAGCGACGTGTTCGCGGTCGGCACGTGCCTTCACGAGATGCTCACGGGCGAGCGCCTCTTCGTGGGCGAGAGCGACTTCTCGACGCTCGAGAAGGTGCGCAACGCGGACGTGATCCCGCCGTCTCAGACGGTGCCGGACATGCCCGCGGAGCTCGAGCAGATCCTGCTGAAGGCGCTCGCGCGCGAGCCCGAGGAGCGCTGGCAGAGCGCGGGCGAGATGCACGAGGCGCTGCAGATGTTCGTGGCGCGCGAGAAGCCGCCGTTCGGCACGAGCAAGCTCGCGGCGTGGATGCGCACGGCGTTCGCGCCCGAGATGACGAAGGAGAAGGGGCGCCTCGACGGGTTCGCGAAGATCGCGAAGCCCGCGAGCGTGCCGCCGCCGCCGCCGAACCGCGCGAGCGCGCCGGGCGCGGCGAAGGATGCGATGGCGAGCACGTCGCCGGACAACCCGGCGGTGCGTCGTCCGCCTGCGCCGCCGCCGCCTGCGCGGCCGCTGCCGCCGCCGGTCGCGGTGGGCGCGCCCGTCGTGCCGCCGCCGATGAACGACGTCGACGAGGACGACGATCCGGGCGAGCTGCAGTCGGAGTCGACGATGATCTCGTCGTCGCCGTTCGACGAGATGACCGACGGCGGCGGCGAGGAGCTGCAGGGCGCGCCGACGCAGATCTTCTTCAGCGCCGACGAGCTCGAGGAGGCGCCGAAGCCGGCGCCGCAGATGGGCGCGCCGGCGGGCGTCGTGGTGTCGCCCTCGGTCCACGTGCACCAGCCGGCAGGGATGCCGATGCCCGCGCCGGCGATGCCGGCGCCGATGCAGCGCGCGCCGAGCCTGCCTCCGGAGGAGCGGCCGACGACCGCGCCTCTGATGGACTACGGCGCGCCGCCGATGGCGCAGGGCGGTCAGCCGGCCACGGTGGTGCACGCGTCGCCGTACGGCGCGCCGCCGCCGATGGCGATGGGCGCGCCGCCGATGCCGATGGGGCAGCCGATGCCGACGGGGCATCCTATGCCGATGGGGCAGCCCATGCCGATGGGGCAGCCGATGCCGATGGCGCAGGCGCAGCCGATGCCGATGCCGCAGACCGGGCCGACGCCTGGCTTCGCGGCGCCGCCGGCGTTCGGCGCACCCCCGCCGGCGTTCGCGCAGCCGGGGGCGGAGGCGCTCGACCCGGGGATGCGCCCGCGCTCGGCCGCGCAGGAGACGCTCGAGCTGCGATCCCCGGTGATCGCACCGAAGCGGAGCCGCGTCGCCTTGTTCGTGGGGCTCGGGGCGTTCGTGTTCGTGGCGCTCGCGGCGTCGCTCGCGGCGTTCCTGGTGTTCGGCACCGGGCCCGCGGGAGGGACCATCGAGATCCGGACGAACCCGGCGGACGCCGGCGCGACGGTGCTCGTCGATGGCACGCCGCGCGGTCGCGCGCCGCTGCGGCTCGATCACGTCCCGTCGGGCGACCACCTGATCGAGGTGCGCGCCGACGGGTTCCAGCCGGCGACGCAGACGGTGCCGGTGAGCGACGGGACGACGGCGATGCTGCTCATCCCGCTGATGCCGGGTGGCGCGCCGGCGATCGCGGCCGTGGCGCCGCCGCCGGTCGCGCCCGCGGTGGTGCCGCCGCCGGTCGCCGCGCCGACGCCTCCGCCCGTCGC includes:
- a CDS encoding MYXO-CTERM sorting domain-containing protein translates to METPFEQLAAEADAIFEGRVASIEPAGEMHVRVRLDVVQTWREANAEHVEVRTASQSAACGVHFEVGRSYLVLAERADGEWTASLCGGTRAMEDADDERLSLGSGVIPGRHRGRRDRVHGAASADAPAARGGCAGCAITSPAGSPIAPAIALVIAMWMRRRRIR
- the tadA gene encoding tRNA adenosine(34) deaminase TadA; translated protein: MREAIAEARLAEAKGEVPVGCVIVLEGAIVGRGHNLRETMQDPTAHAEMIALRQAASTIGSWRLEHAIAYVTLEPCPMCAGALVNARVARVVYGADDPKAGATTTLYTIGSDPRLNHRFVLVPQVLGGECGALLTDFFGRIRAARRAARAGITPDVPPPPAKPRRDQEPEGG
- a CDS encoding serine/threonine-protein kinase is translated as MIPFGKYLLLDRIAVGGMAEVYTAKSFGIEGFEKIIAIKRILPTMAEDEDFIQMFIDEAKIAGHLTHANIVPIYELGKIGESHYIAMEYVWGKDLLQIMNRFRRMRRHMPPVMAAWIASKMCEGLDFAHRKRDRHGRPLNIIHRDVSPQNCLVSYEGQVKMIDFGIAKAAARNTKTQAGVLKGKFGYMSPEQVKGSGVDHRSDVFAVGTCLHEMLTGERLFVGESDFSTLEKVRNADVIPPSQTVPDMPAELEQILLKALAREPEERWQSAGEMHEALQMFVAREKPPFGTSKLAAWMRTAFAPEMTKEKGRLDGFAKIAKPASVPPPPPNRASAPGAAKDAMASTSPDNPAVRRPPAPPPPARPLPPPVAVGAPVVPPPMNDVDEDDDPGELQSESTMISSSPFDEMTDGGGEELQGAPTQIFFSADELEEAPKPAPQMGAPAGVVVSPSVHVHQPAGMPMPAPAMPAPMQRAPSLPPEERPTTAPLMDYGAPPMAQGGQPATVVHASPYGAPPPMAMGAPPMPMGQPMPTGHPMPMGQPMPMGQPMPMAQAQPMPMPQTGPTPGFAAPPAFGAPPPAFAQPGAEALDPGMRPRSAAQETLELRSPVIAPKRSRVALFVGLGAFVFVALAASLAAFLVFGTGPAGGTIEIRTNPADAGATVLVDGTPRGRAPLRLDHVPSGDHLIEVRADGFQPATQTVPVSDGTTAMLLIPLMPGGAPAIAAVAPPPVAPAVVPPPVAAPTPPPVAPTPPPTEVAVAPTPPPPAAPTPPPPAVVAPPPTPVATAPTTTPREAATTTTPRQATTSSSSGRTETASSSARPVATASSITPRSRSGEETSRSSSSSSSSSERRSSSRERGYLMIQTLPWARVFIDGRDTGQNTPVRRMEVPAGSHRIGLRTNDGRMHEVTVEVPAGETVRIVRQL
- a CDS encoding ATP-binding protein, with the protein product MARSAWFEIAEEGWARLSAARPLGRLLLEAVQNAFDADAANVAIEIEPDRVVIEDDARAGIADERLVYTLFLSDKPRDPTRRGRMGRGLKELLAAAERAHVETIGTTIVFDGEGRRTETNTRESGTRLELFRAIGDDEREAALDLLRLAIPPRGTSLRVAGRLVRRPRSVLALADCELETVVIDDGVERAAMRPTRVAIYAPRRGERPSLFEMGVPVQPWNVPWHVDVAQRVPLGEGRDAAPERFVLALKATLLEAMVHSYLDRRDLRADWVQDVIARWPVKSGLLDAYVSKVFPRGSVLGGTSRANDRAKQLGAHIVDARTISHGAWLALARVLETSDDYVRRRSSEFGGDEVEPDETQRRFAEAVRWLARRVAGSVVRVRFFARDPSDAGLLEDAVTDVDARAISFNVKGPLRFDDVLDPGTIGVVLHELAHLASVEHDHRFIDRLQLLAGMLAKLLADGGPALATALRRGDPER